A region of Leifsonia xyli DNA encodes the following proteins:
- a CDS encoding TetR family transcriptional regulator has translation MTSVVDGTRFARAAATRQAIITAAAELFAQQGYRFVSLREIAVRAGISHPAVLKHFADKEELLAEVAKRYDRAPAAEGCDPFFAALTGEASVPPHPLHGWMRDRLAAAVAERTRELAEGRLGDGRDPGAEATRLVAARAGLRILHRYLPERVDVGRALDAHGRLIARPAGWRTPGDERRGSAAPPGPSLPPLIEDEPEAPAGYRTGRARRAAIVDDAMTLFAREGYGDTSLQDIATRVGVSKSALYHHFPSKDALLLAVLRERDHRIDDTVADSPARSAAEVLRGFADAAAANERDQPGLIELYAVISSEATVADHPAHAHFEHRFAQALDGFTAMFQSAQDAGDLPAHRDPAHEALWVLALWDGVQYLWLYDQGSVDVAGALRTHLTDVLPG, from the coding sequence ATGACGTCGGTCGTCGATGGGACGCGCTTCGCGCGCGCCGCGGCCACCCGCCAGGCGATCATCACCGCCGCCGCGGAGCTCTTCGCCCAGCAGGGCTACCGCTTCGTCTCCCTCCGCGAGATCGCCGTCCGGGCGGGCATCTCGCACCCCGCCGTCCTCAAGCACTTCGCTGACAAGGAGGAGCTGCTGGCCGAGGTCGCGAAGCGCTACGACCGGGCGCCCGCGGCGGAGGGGTGCGACCCGTTCTTCGCCGCCCTGACGGGCGAGGCCTCCGTACCGCCGCATCCACTGCACGGATGGATGCGCGATCGGCTGGCCGCCGCAGTCGCCGAGCGCACTCGGGAGCTGGCGGAGGGGCGCCTGGGTGACGGGCGCGACCCGGGGGCCGAGGCCACCCGCCTCGTCGCCGCGCGGGCCGGCCTCCGGATACTCCACCGCTACCTGCCCGAGCGGGTGGACGTCGGCAGGGCGCTCGACGCGCACGGACGGCTGATCGCGCGTCCAGCCGGCTGGCGCACCCCCGGCGACGAGCGCCGTGGATCCGCCGCGCCGCCAGGACCGTCCCTGCCCCCGCTCATCGAGGACGAGCCCGAGGCGCCCGCCGGCTACCGCACCGGCCGAGCCCGCCGCGCCGCGATCGTCGACGACGCGATGACGCTGTTCGCCCGCGAGGGCTACGGAGACACCAGCCTGCAGGACATCGCCACCCGCGTAGGCGTCTCGAAGTCGGCGCTCTACCACCACTTCCCGTCAAAGGACGCGCTGCTCCTGGCGGTGCTCCGGGAACGCGACCACCGCATTGACGACACGGTCGCGGACTCCCCCGCCCGCAGCGCGGCAGAGGTCCTCCGCGGCTTCGCGGACGCCGCCGCGGCGAACGAGCGCGACCAGCCCGGCCTGATCGAGCTCTACGCCGTCATCTCGTCCGAGGCGACGGTCGCCGACCATCCCGCCCACGCGCACTTCGAGCACCGCTTCGCGCAGGCCCTCGACGGCTTCACCGCGATGTTCCAGTCGGCGCAGGACGCGGGCGACCTGCCCGCACACCGGGACCCGGCGCACGAGGCGCTGTGGGTGCTCGCGCTGTGGGACGGCGTGCAGTACCTGTGGCTGTACGACCAGGGGTCGGTGGATGTCGCCGGGGCGTTGCGTACACACCTCACGGACGTGCTGCCGGGGTGA